The following are encoded together in the Ictidomys tridecemlineatus isolate mIctTri1 chromosome X, mIctTri1.hap1, whole genome shotgun sequence genome:
- the LOC101964750 gene encoding eukaryotic translation initiation factor 5A-2, producing the protein MVDDIDFTTRDLGASSTYLMHCLALSKNDFVVLKGRQCKIVEMSTSQSGKHGHAKVYLVGIDIFTGKNHEDICSFVYVCPSTHNMDVPNIKRNDYQLIYIQDGYLSLLTETSEVHEDLKLPEGELGKEIEQSTMQLKMFRDLSHVQ; encoded by the exons ATGGTGGACGATATTGATTTCACTACCAGAGATTTGGGGGCTTCCAGCACTTATCTTATGCACTGCTTGGCCCTGAGCAAAAATGACTTTGTGGTGCTCAAAGGACGACAATGCAAAATAGTGGAGATGTCAACTTCCCAAAGTGGAAAACACGGTCATGCCAAGGTATACCTTGTTGGAATTGATATTTTCACAGGCAAAAACCATGAAGATATTTGCtcttttgtgt aTGTTTGCCCTTCTACTCACAATATGGATGTTCCAAATATTAAGAGAAATGATTATCAACTGATATACATTCAGGATGGTTACCTTTCCCTGCTGACAGAAACTAGTGAAGTTCATGAGGATCTTAAACTGCCAGAAGGTGAACTAGGCAAAGAAATAGAACAAAGTACAATGCAGTTGAAGATGTTCAGGGATCTGTCACATGTGCAGTGA